The following are from one region of the Lacinutrix sp. Bg11-31 genome:
- the hutH gene encoding histidine ammonia-lyase, which produces MSTFHYISSEKLDIVTIYNIFKDNKKLKLSKESIQKIKTCKTYLDKKLSEADKPFYGINTGFGSLYNVEISKKDLTKLQENLVMSHACGTGDRVPEKVVKVMLLLKIQSLSYGHSGVQLDTVNRLIDFFNNDVFPFVFTQGSLGASGDLAPLAHLALPLIGKGKVVHDKKEVKASTILKKFGWDPVKLEAKEGLALLNGTQFMSAYGVYLLLMSHKTSYLADVIASISLDAFDGRIEPFHDLVHQVRPHPGQLKVARRFNEFLKGSELITREKEHVQDPYSFRCIPQVHGATKDTLDFVERVILTEINSVTDNPNIFPEEDLIISGGNFHGQPLALALDYLKIAMAEIGNISERRVFQLVSGLRGLPAFLVDNPGLNSGFMIPQYTAASIVSANKQLATPASVDSIVSSNGQEDHVSMGANAATQAYRLIKNVERVIAIELMNASQAIAFRNPLKTSPFLESFLESYRKEVSFVTKDRVLHDDIEASIQFLSDVDVEIEELFLNNYGIDKRN; this is translated from the coding sequence ATGAGCACATTCCATTATATATCATCAGAAAAACTAGACATTGTAACTATTTACAATATTTTTAAAGACAATAAGAAACTGAAATTGTCTAAGGAATCTATTCAAAAAATTAAAACGTGTAAAACGTATTTAGACAAGAAACTAAGTGAAGCCGATAAACCATTTTATGGTATAAATACTGGTTTTGGTTCTTTATATAATGTAGAAATTTCTAAGAAAGATTTAACTAAATTACAAGAGAATTTAGTGATGTCTCATGCGTGTGGAACAGGAGATCGTGTTCCAGAAAAAGTAGTAAAAGTAATGCTACTTTTAAAAATACAATCTTTAAGTTATGGACATAGTGGTGTGCAGTTAGATACTGTAAACCGATTAATTGACTTTTTTAATAATGATGTTTTTCCGTTTGTATTTACACAAGGCTCGCTTGGAGCTTCTGGAGATTTAGCACCTTTAGCACATTTAGCTTTACCATTAATAGGTAAAGGAAAAGTGGTACACGATAAAAAAGAAGTTAAAGCAAGTACAATACTAAAGAAGTTTGGTTGGGATCCTGTAAAACTCGAGGCTAAAGAAGGTTTAGCACTGTTAAACGGAACTCAATTTATGAGTGCCTATGGTGTCTATCTTTTATTAATGTCTCACAAAACATCTTATTTGGCAGATGTAATTGCAAGTATCTCGTTAGATGCTTTTGATGGTAGAATAGAACCTTTTCACGATTTGGTACACCAAGTACGTCCGCATCCTGGACAATTAAAAGTAGCAAGACGTTTTAATGAGTTTCTAAAAGGAAGTGAATTAATTACAAGAGAGAAAGAGCATGTTCAAGACCCTTATTCTTTTAGATGTATACCTCAAGTTCATGGAGCAACAAAGGATACTTTAGATTTTGTTGAACGCGTTATTTTAACCGAAATTAATTCGGTTACAGATAATCCTAATATTTTCCCTGAAGAAGATTTAATTATTTCTGGTGGAAATTTCCATGGTCAACCATTAGCATTAGCGCTCGATTATTTAAAGATCGCAATGGCCGAAATTGGTAATATTTCTGAACGCCGTGTGTTTCAATTAGTTTCTGGCTTACGAGGTTTGCCAGCATTTTTAGTAGATAATCCTGGTTTAAATTCTGGTTTTATGATTCCTCAATATACAGCAGCAAGTATTGTGAGTGCTAATAAACAGTTAGCAACTCCTGCAAGTGTAGATAGTATTGTGTCTAGTAATGGACAAGAAGACCATGTTAGTATGGGAGCAAATGCTGCAACACAAGCTTATAGATTAATTAAAAATGTAGAACGTGTAATTGCTATAGAATTAATGAATGCAAGTCAAGCTATAGCTTTTAGAAACCCATTAAAGACCTCTCCATTTTTAGAGTCTTTTTTAGAGTCTTATAGAAAAGAAGTGTCTTTTGTTACAAAAGACCGTGTATTACACGATGATATTGAAGCTTCAATTCAGTTTTTAAGTGATGTTGATGTCGAAATTGAAGAGTTGTTTTTGAATAATTATGGGATAGATAAACGTAATTAA